One genomic window of Solanum dulcamara chromosome 10, daSolDulc1.2, whole genome shotgun sequence includes the following:
- the LOC129870378 gene encoding phosphoenolpyruvate carboxylase kinase 1-like — protein sequence MFQTLKNDFQICEEIGRGRFGTVYRCFSSVTGESFACKSIEKNLLIDSTDRECLDKEPKILQLLSGKPNILHLYNVYEDDEFLHMVTDFCPNSDLYERVSSGSLSESAAASILTQLVSAISYCHHMGVAHRDIKPDNVLFDSENRLKLADFGSAEWFAVCEGRKMSGIVGTPYYVAPEVLMGKQYNEKVDVWSAGVVLYIMLSGVPPFYGETPTETFQAVLRGNLRFPTRIFRSVSPEAKDLLRKMICKDVSRRFSAEQVLRHPWVINGGETRSMAD from the exons ATGTTCCAAACCTTGAAAAACGATTTTCAAATTTGCGAAGAAATCGGCCGTGGTAGATTCGGTACCGTCTACCGCTGTTTTTCTTCGGTCACCGGAGAATCCTTCGCCTGTAAATCCATCGAAAAAAACCTTCTTATTGATTCCACCGACCGTGAATGTCTCGATAAAGAGCCCAAAATCCTTCAACTTCTTTCCGGTAAGCCCAACATTCTTCATCTGTATAATGTTTACGAAGATGACGAATTTCTTCACATGGTAACCGATTTCTGCCCGAATAGTGATCTTTACGAACGGGTTTCATCTGGGTCATTGTCAGAATCGGCTGCCGCTTCGATTCTGACTCAGTTGGTTTCTGCGATTAGCTATTGTCATCATATGGGTGTAGCTCATCGTGACATTAAGCCGGATAATGTATTATTTGATTCGGAGAATAGATTGAAGCTTGCTGATTTTGGATCTGCGGAGTGGTTTGCGGTTTGTGAAGGGAGGAAGATGAGTGGGATTGTGGGTACACCGTATTACGTTGCACCGGAGGTGTTAATGGGGAAACAGTATAATGAGAAGGTGGATGTCTGGAGTGCGGGGGTGGTTTTGTATATTATGCTTTCTGGGGTTCCTCCTTTTTATGGTGAAACGCCAACTGAGACTTTCCAGGCTGTTCTGAGAGGGAATTTGAGATTTCCGACGAGGATTTTCAGGTCTGTTTCGCCTGAAGCTAAAGATTTGTTGAGGAAGATGATATGTAAGGATGTTTCCAGGCGATTTTCAGCTGAACAAGTACTGA GACACCCATGGGTGATTAATGGAGGAGAGACAAGATCAATGGCTGATTGA